From a single Arachis duranensis voucher Yi14725-KUN plastid, complete genome genomic region:
- the rpoC1 gene encoding RNA polymerase beta' subunit, producing the protein MIDQYKHQQLRIGSVSPQQIIAWAKKVLPNGEIVGEVTKPYTFHYKTNKPEKDGLFCERIFGPVKSGICACGNYRVIGEKKKDNQKFCEQCGVEFVDSRIRRYQMGYIKLACPVTHVWYLKRLPSYIANLLDKPLKELEGLVYCDFSFARPVVKKPTFLRLRGLFEYEIQSWKYSIPLFFTIQGFDTFRNREISSGAGAIREQLGDLDLTILINSSLVEWKELGEGGSTGNENEWEARKVGRRKNFLVRRIELAKHFIRTNINPEWMVLCLLPVLPPELRPIIQIDGGKLMSSDINELYRRVIYRNNTLIDLLTTSRSTPSELVMCQEKLVQEAVDTLLDNGIRGQPMRDGHNKVYKSFSDIIEGKEGRFRETLLGKRVDYSGRSVIVVGPSLSLHRCGLPREIAIELFQTFVIRGLIRKHFASNMGIAKSKIREKEPIVWEILQEVMQGHPVLLNRAPTLHRLGIQAFQPILVEGRAICLHPLVCKGFNADFDGDQMAVHVPLSLEAQTEARLLMFSHMNLLSPSMGDPISVPTQDMLIGLYILTSGNRRGISANRYSPCNRRNSKNERIYNNNNRYTKKKKEPFFCNSYDAIGAYRQKKINFDSPLWFRWRLDQRVISSREAPIEVHYEPLGIYHEIYGHYIVVRSIKKQIRCIYIRTTVGHISFYREIEEAIQGFCRAHLYSI; encoded by the exons ATGATTGATCAATATAAACATCAACAACTCCGAATTGGATCGGTCTCTCCTCAACAAATAATTGCTTGGGCAAAAAAAGTCTTACCTAATGGAGAGATAGTTGGGGAGGTAACAAAGCCCTATACTTTTCATTACAAAACTAATAAGCCTGAAAAAGATGGATTATTTTGCGAAAGAATTTTTGGACCTGTAAAAAGTGGAATTTGTGCTTGTGGAAATTATCGAGTGATCGGAGAGAAAAAAAAAGACAACCAAAAATTTTGCGAACAATGTGGGGTAGAATTTGTTGATTCTCGGATACGTAGATATCAAATGGGCTATATAAAACTCGCATGCCCAGTAACCCATGTGTGGTATTTGAAACGTCTTCCTAGTTATATCGCGAATCTTTTGGATAAACCTCTTAAAGAATTAGAAGGTCTAGTTTACTGCGAT TTTTCGTTTGCTAGACCCGTCGTTAAAAAGCCTACTTTCTTACGATTACGAGGTTTATTCGAATATGAAATCCAATCCTGGAAATATAGCATACCACTTTTTTTTACTATACAGGGTTTCGATACATTTCGAAATAGAGAAATTTCTAGTGGAGCGGGTGCTATTCGAGAACAACTAGGCGATCTGGATTTGACAATTCTTATAAATTCTTCATTAGTAGAGTGGAAAGAATTAGGAGAAGGGGGATCCACGGGCAATGAAAATGAATGGGAGGCTCGAAAAGTTGGAAGAAGAAAAAATTTTTTGGTTCGACGTATAGAATTAGCTAAACATTTTATCCGAACAAATATAAATCCGGAATGGATGGTTTTATGTCTCTTACCAGTTCTTCCCCCCGAATTGAGACCCATTATTCAAATCGATGGGGGAAAACTAATGAGCTCAGATATTAATGAACTCTATCGAAGAGTTATCTATCGGAACAATACTCTTATCGATCTATTAACAACAAGTAGATCTACGCCAAGCGAATTAGTAATGTGCCAGGAGAAATTGGTACAAGAAGCCGTGGATACGCTTCTTGATAATGGAATCCGCGGGCAACCGATGAGGGATGGTCATAATAAGGTTTACAAATCATTTTCAGATATAATTGAAGGTAAAGAGGGAAGATTTCGCGAAACCCTGCTTGGCAAAAGGGTTGATTATTCGGGGCGTTCTGTTATTGTAGTAGGACCATCACTTTCATTACATCGATGTGGATTACCTCGCGAAATAGCAATAGAACTTTTCCAGACATTTGTAATTCGTGGTCTAATTCGAAAGCATTTTGCTTCGAACATGGGAATTGCTAAGAGTAAAATTCGGGAAAAAGAACCGATTGTATGGGAAATCCTTCAAGAAGTTATGCAGGGGCATCCCGTCTTGCTAAATAGAGCGCCTACTCTGCATAGATTAGGCATACAGGCATTCCAACCTATTTTAGTGGAAGGGCGCGCTATTTGTTTACACCCATTAGTTTGTAAGGGATTCAATGCAGACTTTGATGGAGACCAAATGGCTGTTCATGTGCCTTTATCTTTGGAAGCCCAAACGGAAGCTCGTTTACTTATGTTTTCTCATATGAACCTATTGTCTCCGTCGATGGGAGATCCTATTTCCGTACCGACTCAAGATATGCTTATTGGGCTTTATATATTAACGAGCGGGAATCGTCGAGGTATTAGTGCAAACAGGTATAGTCCGTGTAATCGCAGAAATTCGAAAAATGAAAGAATTTACAATAATAACAATAGATATACGAAAAAAAAAAAAGAACCCTTTTTTTGTAATTCCTATGATGCAATTGGAGCTTATCGACAAAAAAAAATAAATTTCGATAGTCCTTTGTGGTTCCGCTGGCGGCTAGATCAGCGCGTTATTTCCTCAAGAGAAGCTCCTATCGAAGTTCATTATGAACCGTTGGGTATCTATCATGAGATTTATGGTCATTATATAGTAGTAAGAAGTATAAAAAAACAAATTCGTTGTATATACATTCGAACTACTGTTGGTCATATTTCTTTTTATCGAGAAATCGAAGAAGCTATACAAGGTTTTTGTCGAGCCCATTTATATAGTATCTAG
- the rpoB gene encoding RNA polymerase beta subunit — MIGGENAGMSTIPGLNQIQFEGFCRFIDRGLREELYKFPKMEDLDQEIEFQLFAETYQLVEPLIKEKDAVYESLTYSSELYVSAGLIWKNNKDIQEQTIFIGNIPLMNSLGTSIVNGIYRIVINQILESPGIYYRSELDHNGILVYTGTIISDWGGRLELEIDRKAKIWARVSRKQKISILVLLSAMGLNLNEILENVCYPELFLSFLNDKEKKKIGSKENAILEFYQQFACVGGDPVFSESLCKELQKKIFHQRCELGRIGRRNLNRRLNLDIPQNNTFLLPRDILAAADHLIGMKFGMGTLDDMNHLKNKRIRSVADLLQDQFGLALVRLENMVRGTICGAIRLKLIPTPQNLVTSTPPTTTFESFFGLHPLSQVLDRTNPLTQIVHGRKLSYLGPGGVTGRTASFRIRDIHPSHYGRICPIDTSEGINVGLIGSLAIHGRIGRWGSIESPFYEIDKRSKRIRMLFLPPSRDEYYMVATGNSLALNRSIREEQIVPARYRQEFLTIAWEQVHLRSIFPFQYFSIGVSLIPFIEHNDANRALMSSNMQRQAVPLFRSEKCIVGTGLERQVALDSGASAIAEHEGKIFYTDTEKILLLGNGETLNIPLVMYQGSNKNTCMHQKPQVQRGKCIKRGQILADGAATICGELALGKNILVVYMPWEGYNSEDAVLISERLVYEDIYTSFHIRKYEIQTHVTSHGPEKITKEIPHLEAHLLRNLDKNGIVTPGSWVETGDILVGKLTPQMVQESSYAPEDRLLRAILGIQVSSSKETCLKLPIGGRGRVIDVRWIQKKRGSNYNPETIRIYILQKREIKVGDKVAGRHGNKGIVSKILPRQDMPYLQNGRPVDMVFNPLGVPSRMNVGQIFECSLGLAGDMLDRHYRIAPFDERYEQEASRKLVFSELYEASKQTSNPWIFEPEYPGKSRIFDGRTGNPFEQPVIIGKPYILKLIHQVDDKIHGRSCGHYALVTQQPLRGRAKQGGQRVGEMEVWALEGFGVAHILQEMLTYKSDHIKARQIVLATTIIGRTIPKPANAPESFRLLVRELRSLAMELNHFLVSEKNFRIHRKEA; from the coding sequence ATGATTGGGGGTGAAAATGCGGGAATGTCTACAATACCGGGATTGAATCAGATACAATTTGAAGGGTTTTGTAGGTTCATTGATCGGGGCTTAAGAGAAGAACTTTATAAGTTTCCAAAAATGGAAGATCTGGATCAAGAAATCGAATTTCAATTATTTGCGGAAACATACCAATTGGTAGAACCCTTGATAAAAGAAAAAGATGCTGTATATGAATCACTTACATATTCCTCTGAATTATATGTATCTGCGGGATTAATTTGGAAAAACAATAAGGATATCCAAGAACAAACAATTTTTATTGGAAATATTCCTCTAATGAACTCCTTGGGAACTTCTATAGTAAATGGAATTTATAGAATTGTAATCAATCAAATATTGGAAAGCCCTGGTATCTATTATCGGTCAGAATTGGACCATAACGGTATTTTGGTCTATACTGGCACTATAATATCGGATTGGGGAGGGAGATTAGAACTAGAGATTGATAGAAAAGCAAAGATATGGGCTCGTGTCAGTAGGAAACAGAAAATATCTATTCTAGTTCTACTATCAGCTATGGGTTTGAATTTAAACGAAATTCTAGAGAATGTTTGCTATCCCGAACTCTTCTTGTCTTTCTTGAATGATAAGGAAAAAAAAAAAATTGGGTCAAAAGAAAACGCCATTTTGGAGTTTTATCAACAATTTGCTTGTGTAGGCGGAGATCCTGTATTTTCTGAATCTTTGTGCAAGGAATTACAAAAAAAAATTTTTCACCAACGATGTGAATTAGGAAGGATTGGTCGACGAAATCTGAATCGAAGATTGAATCTTGATATACCTCAGAACAATACATTTTTGTTACCACGAGATATATTGGCAGCTGCCGATCATTTGATTGGAATGAAATTTGGAATGGGTACACTTGATGATATGAATCATTTGAAAAATAAACGTATTCGTTCCGTAGCAGATCTCTTACAAGATCAATTCGGATTGGCTCTGGTTCGTTTAGAAAATATGGTTAGAGGAACTATATGTGGAGCAATTAGACTTAAATTGATACCGACTCCTCAGAATTTGGTGACTTCAACTCCACCAACAACTACTTTTGAATCTTTTTTTGGATTACATCCATTATCTCAAGTTCTGGATCGAACCAATCCATTGACCCAAATAGTTCATGGTAGAAAATTGAGTTATTTGGGCCCCGGAGGGGTGACGGGGCGAACTGCTAGTTTTCGGATACGAGATATCCATCCTAGTCATTATGGACGCATTTGTCCAATTGATACGTCTGAAGGAATCAATGTTGGACTTATTGGATCTCTAGCTATTCATGGGAGAATTGGTCGTTGGGGGTCTATAGAGAGTCCATTTTATGAGATTGATAAGAGATCAAAAAGAATACGGATGCTTTTTTTACCACCAAGTAGAGATGAATACTATATGGTAGCTACAGGAAATTCTTTAGCACTGAATCGAAGTATTCGGGAGGAACAGATTGTCCCAGCGCGATATCGTCAAGAATTTCTGACTATTGCATGGGAACAGGTTCATCTCCGAAGTATTTTCCCCTTTCAATATTTTTCTATTGGAGTTTCGCTCATTCCTTTTATCGAGCATAATGATGCGAATCGAGCTTTAATGAGTTCAAATATGCAACGTCAAGCAGTTCCGCTTTTTCGGTCCGAAAAGTGCATTGTGGGAACGGGATTGGAACGCCAAGTAGCCTTAGATTCGGGGGCTTCCGCTATAGCGGAACACGAGGGAAAGATCTTTTATACCGATACTGAAAAGATCCTTCTATTGGGCAATGGGGAGACTTTAAACATCCCATTGGTTATGTATCAAGGTTCTAATAAAAATACTTGCATGCATCAAAAACCTCAAGTTCAACGTGGTAAATGCATAAAAAGGGGTCAAATTTTAGCGGACGGTGCTGCTACAATTTGCGGCGAACTTGCTTTGGGAAAAAACATATTAGTAGTTTATATGCCATGGGAGGGTTACAATTCTGAAGATGCTGTACTCATCAGCGAACGTCTGGTCTATGAAGATATTTATACTTCTTTTCACATACGGAAATATGAAATTCAAACTCATGTGACAAGCCACGGTCCTGAAAAGATCACTAAGGAAATCCCACACCTAGAAGCCCATTTACTCCGAAATTTAGACAAAAATGGAATTGTTACCCCCGGATCTTGGGTAGAGACGGGCGATATTTTAGTGGGGAAATTAACGCCTCAAATGGTACAAGAATCCTCGTATGCCCCGGAAGATAGATTATTACGAGCTATACTTGGAATTCAGGTATCCTCCTCAAAGGAAACTTGTCTAAAACTACCTATAGGCGGTAGAGGTCGGGTTATTGATGTAAGATGGATTCAAAAAAAAAGAGGTTCCAATTATAATCCAGAAACTATTAGAATATATATATTGCAGAAACGTGAAATCAAAGTAGGTGATAAAGTGGCCGGGAGACATGGAAATAAGGGTATCGTTTCCAAAATTTTGCCTAGACAGGATATGCCTTATTTGCAAAATGGAAGACCCGTTGATATGGTCTTCAACCCATTAGGAGTTCCGTCAAGAATGAATGTAGGACAGATATTTGAATGCTCACTCGGATTAGCGGGGGATATGCTAGATAGACATTATCGAATAGCACCCTTTGATGAGAGATATGAGCAAGAGGCTTCGAGAAAACTAGTATTTTCTGAATTATATGAAGCCAGTAAACAAACGTCGAATCCGTGGATATTTGAACCCGAGTATCCGGGCAAAAGCAGAATATTTGATGGAAGAACAGGGAATCCTTTTGAACAGCCTGTTATAATAGGAAAGCCTTATATCTTGAAATTAATTCATCAAGTTGATGATAAAATACACGGACGTTCTTGTGGGCATTATGCACTTGTTACGCAACAACCCCTTAGAGGAAGGGCTAAACAAGGAGGACAGCGCGTAGGTGAGATGGAGGTTTGGGCTCTCGAGGGATTTGGTGTTGCTCATATTTTGCAAGAGATGCTTACTTATAAATCTGATCATATTAAAGCTCGTCAAATAGTACTCGCGACTACGATCATTGGACGAACAATACCAAAACCCGCGAACGCTCCAGAATCCTTTCGATTACTCGTTCGAGAACTACGATCTTTAGCTATGGAATTGAATCATTTCCTTGTATCTGAGAAGAACTTCAGGATTCATAGGAAGGAAGCTTAA
- the petN gene encoding cytochrome b6/f complex subunit VIII — protein MDIVNLAWAALMVVFTFSLSLVVWGRSGL, from the coding sequence ATGGATATAGTAAATCTTGCTTGGGCTGCTTTAATGGTAGTTTTCACATTTTCCCTTTCTCTCGTAGTATGGGGAAGAAGTGGACTTTAA